The genomic window ACTTCCCAGACTATTCAGGGAAGTACGGCGAGCAATAGCGATCTTAAATCTTTACCAAACTTTAATATCTTAAATTCGATCTTATGAAAATACTTCAACTTGATGCTATTACTTACATAGGTATATGGTAAAAAAAGTGCGCTTCTGTAATTTTATCATTGACCACTTTATACAAACAGATTTCATCAAATTTTTGACGCCCTCTCTCTTTAAAAGTCACATCCATCATCATTCTTACGGCAAAATAACCATAAGCAACCAGTGGATCAGAAGTATAGTCTTCATGTACTTCTATGATAGAATTTTGCCATTCTTTAAACGCTTCAAGATGACTTGCTTTACCTTTAATTACTCCATTGGGAACGCCCTCCATCTCTTTACTTACAGCATCCTCAGCATACAGTTCTTTATAGGCTTCTTCTATCTTACCATTCTTACAATAATCGACTAACTTCTTTGCAATATCTTTAGTATTCATTCGTATAATTGTTACAATTCAAATGAAAACTATTAAAATATTTTGAAAGATAACATAGTATTCTTGTTAAAAAGCGATAAGAATATAAGTCTATGGGTTACTAAAAAAGACGTTTTTTGCGTAGAAATGGCACCCGTAAAGAGCTATTAAATTTCTAACTCTACCAAAAACATAGTATTTATTGAATCTATAAAATTAAAATTTTTCGGTACCATTTGGTGAAACAAAATTTTACTAAAAATGAATTGATTTTTATAGGTTATTATACAGTATTATCAACTATTTACTATTAAATTCAAGATATCATTATTCATTCTCTTAATTTTATGATTTACATTAAGGTTTCTACGGATCAGGTTTAATCAATTTTAAAAAAGCATTGTATCTTTATATTTGATAGAGCACATTTTGTGAGTATTTGATATTTTTAATATATTACTTTCTAGATTACTAACACACCAATACTTTTATTATGAAAAAGGGCAATTCCATCTTCTGTTTATTATTATTAATTGTCTTTTTATGTCATAATTTGCAAGCACAGCGTAAATCTCGAAAAGTAGATGACTGGAAAAAAGAGTGGACTTCCTTTACCCCTAATACTATTGAATATCCTGAAGTAGATACCATTATTAGTGGCAATATTGATAAAGACCTCCATTTATGTAGATATAAAACCTATGCACTTTCCGGAGACGTGTATGTCACGAATAATGCAAAATTAAGTATTGGCGCAGGAACTATTATTCGTTGTGACTCTCAAAATCCAACCAATCTTATTGTTACCAAAGGAGCAAAATTAGTAGCTATTGGGAGCAAACGTATTCCTATAGTTTTCACCTCAAATAAGCGAACGGGAAATAAAAAAGCAGGTGATTGGGGTGGCATTTATGTAATGGGTTCCGGAACTATATCGGATACTTCAGGACTTCCATCTGACTCATTACCTTCTTCTTTAAAATTAGGGGAGTATGGAGGTACGGACATAGATGAAGAAACGGTTATTATGAGATATGTACGGGTAGAATATGGTGGTAAGGTTACTAAAACTAACGCTGAGGGGGCAGCTTTAAATTTTTACGCCCTGGGAAATACTTCGTCCTTAGATAACGTGATGGTTAGTTACTCTCAAAACGATAGTTTTTCATTTACCGGAGGAGATGGTTATTTTAGTAAATTTATCTCTTATAAAACCGGAGATGATGATTTTTATATTCAGAGAGGTTTTAAAGGAGGAATCAAAAAGAGTTTAGTCTTACGAGACCTTACTACTCTAAATACGGATCATTCTTTTGCAATTGAAGCTAAAGGATTCTCTGTAGTTGAAGAAACTACAAATACGGAAGACATTGCCTTTGCTTCCTTTAGGAATTTTATTTTTGCAAATGAGATAGATGACCCAAATCAAGATACTATTAAAGCATTGGTATCCCTTCAAAATTTGGCAAAAGTCCATATCTACGATTCTACCATTTCCGGATTTTCTAATGTAGTTGCATTTGACAACAGTTATACGGATGATAACCAGGTAAGAAAATCATTTACCGTTAATAACTCCATTATTAATATTAACAAAGACGTCCTTATCCTTCCTTCACATATTGACAAGACTTTTGTAAAGAGTACCGTGAAATATAATCAATATACAGAAAACCCAATAAATTTTAAGCAACTTTTCACCAATACAACACCTGAAAATTTAGAAGATTTAGACGTGGACGAAACCTTTGTGAAATCCGCCCGATTATCCGGGATGGATTAGAAAATCCGAGTATATTTTAAATAATCAATTAACAACTCTATATCTAATTTACATTTTGTATAAACCTTCTAATTTCAGCTATCCGGAAGAGCTTTAAAACATACCATTAGATGGTAATTATTTACTACTTACCCTCTGTCAAATAAAATCTAGATCTTCTCAAATATATTGATATAATACCTGTGGAGTTATAGCACTATGTGACGAATGATGAACCGTTTCTCCATTACGAATCACGATAAATTGCGGAGATTCATGAAATACCTGAAATTCTGCAGCTATATCCTGAGAAATATCTTTGTGGTTTAATAAATCCAGGTAATACAGATCTACTTGTTCGCCTTCCAGGTCAAAACTACTTTCAAAATTACGCAATGCCATCTTACTGATACCACAACGGGTGGAATGCTTAAAAATAGCTTGGGTACGGTTTTTAGAATCCTCTCTAATTGTTTTTAACTGATCTGAGCTCTTTAATTCTTTCCAGGGAATTAACTTCTGATTTTCATTTTCTTTTTTATTCGAACTGGAATCTCCGAAGAGGCTTTTAAATATACCCATAACCATTAATTTTTTTATGTTTTAAACAAATATACCTTTATAAACTAAATTAATTTAACCCTTATCTAATTGTTTATAACAGTATTGTCCAACAACAGTCATTTAGTCAGTTAAATCTTACAATTATCAGACAATTTGACTGTAGTTCAATCCGGGTATATAATTTGAAGAACCTCAAAGAAACCAAAATAGTAAAGCACATGAATTTTAATAATTTTACCATAAAGTCCCAGGAAGCTATTCAACAAGCGCAACAATTAGCGCAAAGTTTGGGACATCAGCAAATTGAAAACGAACATATATTTAAAGCCATATTTAATGTAGATGAGAACGTACTTCCTTTTTTATTAAAAAAATTAAATGTAAACGTAACTCTTTTACAACAGGTCTTGGATAGCACACTTTCCAGTTTTCCTAAAGTATCAGGTGGAGAAATCCAATTGTCCAGAGAAGCCGGAAAAACGCTAAATGAAGCAAGTATCATCGCAAAAAAAATGAACGATGAATATGTTTCCATAGAACATTTAAGCCTTGCCATTTTTAAATCAAAAAGTAAAATTGCTCAGATTTTAAAGGACCAGGGGGTTACTGAAAAATACTTAACGGAAGCTATTCAGGAAATCAGGAATGGCGAACGGGTTACTTCACAGAGCGCTGAAGAAACCTATCAGTCTTTAAGCAAGTACGCTAAAAATTTAAATGAACTAGCCGAAAGTGGAAAGTTAGATCCGGTAATCGGTCGGGATGAAGAAATTCGAAGAATCTTACAAATATTATCCCGTAGGACTAAAAATAATCCCATGTTGGTAGGTGAACCGGGAGTAGGTAAAACTGCAATTGCCGAAGGATTAGCCCATCGTATTGTAGATGGAGATGTTCCGGATAACCTTAGAAATAAGAAGATTTTTTCTTTAGATATGGGGGCTTTAATTGCCGGGGCCAAGTTTAAAGGTGAATTTGAAGAACGCCTAAAAGCAGTAGTTAAAGAAGTTACCTCTAGTGAAGGAGATATTGTTCTTTTTATTGATGAAATACATACGCTAGTTGGTGCCGGAGGTGGACAGGGTGCCATGGATGCAGCAAATATCTTAAAACCTGCTTTAGCCAGGGGTGAATTACGTGCAATCGGAGCAACTACTCTAGATGAATACCAGAAATATTTTGAAAAAGATAAAGCTCTAGAAAGACGTTTCCAAAAAGTCATTGTAGATGAACCGGATACAGAAAGTGCCATATCGATCTTAAGAGGAATAAAAGAAAAATACGAAACCCATCATAAAGTTCGAATTAAAGATGAAGCTATTATCGCTGCGGTTGAATTATCACAGCGTTATATCACCAATCGTTTCTTACCGGACAAAGCTATTGATTTGATGGATGAAGCAGCTTCTAAACTACGGATGGAAATTAATTCAAAGCCGGAAGAGTTAGATGTTTTAGATCGAAAAATCATGCAGTTGGAGATTGAAATAGAGGCTATTAAGCGTGAAAATGATGAGAGTAAACTAAAATCTTTAAATGCAGACCTTGCTAATTTTAAAGAAGAAAGAAATGAAATTTATAGCAAATGGCAAAGCGAAAAAGAAGTAGTAGATGCGATTCAGAACGCTAAAACAGCGATTGAAGAATATAAGATGGAAGCCGAACGTGCGGAACGAAACGGTGATTATGGTAAAGTAGCCGAATTGCGCTACGGAAAAATTAAGGATACACAAGCAGAACTGGACGAGCTACAACAGCAATTGGATCAACAACAAAGTAAATCTTCCTTAATTAAAGAGGAAGTTACTAATGAAGATATTGCTGAAGTTGTGGCTAAATGGACAGGTATACCGGTAACCAAAATGTTACAAAGCGACCGTGAAAAATTGTTAGTTTTGGAAAAAGAACTACAAAAAAGAGTGGTTGGTCAGTATGAAGCCATACAAGCGGTAAGTGATGCCGTTCGCCGTAGTCGGGCTGGCTTACAAGATCAGCGGAAACCTATCGGGTCCTTTTTATTCTTAGGAACAACCGGGGTAGGTAAAACCGAATTGGCAAAAGCCTTGGCAGACTACCTGTTTAATGATGAAAATGCGATGACTCGAATCGATATGAGTGAATATCAGGAAAGGCATTCGGTGAGTCGATTGGTAGGTGCACCTCCGGGATATGTAGGTTATGATGAAGGCGGACAATTAACTGAAGCGGTTCGAAGAAAACCATATTCCGTAGTATTGTTAGATGAAATTGAAAAAGCACATCCGGACACCTTTAATATTTTATTACAGGTACTGGATGAAGGTAGGTTGACAGATAATAAAGGAAGAACGGCTGATTTTAGAAATTGTATTATCATCATGACGAGTAATATGGGAAGTCATATTATCCAGGATAAATTTGAGACGGTACCTGACGTGCATAGTGCTATGGAGGGTGCTAAAGTAGAA from Aquimarina sp. ERC-38 includes these protein-coding regions:
- a CDS encoding SnoaL-like domain-containing protein, with protein sequence MNTKDIAKKLVDYCKNGKIEEAYKELYAEDAVSKEMEGVPNGVIKGKASHLEAFKEWQNSIIEVHEDYTSDPLVAYGYFAVRMMMDVTFKERGRQKFDEICLYKVVNDKITEAHFFYHIPM
- the ytxJ gene encoding bacillithiol system redox-active protein YtxJ, giving the protein MGIFKSLFGDSSSNKKENENQKLIPWKELKSSDQLKTIREDSKNRTQAIFKHSTRCGISKMALRNFESSFDLEGEQVDLYYLDLLNHKDISQDIAAEFQVFHESPQFIVIRNGETVHHSSHSAITPQVLYQYI
- the clpB gene encoding ATP-dependent chaperone ClpB, which produces MNFNNFTIKSQEAIQQAQQLAQSLGHQQIENEHIFKAIFNVDENVLPFLLKKLNVNVTLLQQVLDSTLSSFPKVSGGEIQLSREAGKTLNEASIIAKKMNDEYVSIEHLSLAIFKSKSKIAQILKDQGVTEKYLTEAIQEIRNGERVTSQSAEETYQSLSKYAKNLNELAESGKLDPVIGRDEEIRRILQILSRRTKNNPMLVGEPGVGKTAIAEGLAHRIVDGDVPDNLRNKKIFSLDMGALIAGAKFKGEFEERLKAVVKEVTSSEGDIVLFIDEIHTLVGAGGGQGAMDAANILKPALARGELRAIGATTLDEYQKYFEKDKALERRFQKVIVDEPDTESAISILRGIKEKYETHHKVRIKDEAIIAAVELSQRYITNRFLPDKAIDLMDEAASKLRMEINSKPEELDVLDRKIMQLEIEIEAIKRENDESKLKSLNADLANFKEERNEIYSKWQSEKEVVDAIQNAKTAIEEYKMEAERAERNGDYGKVAELRYGKIKDTQAELDELQQQLDQQQSKSSLIKEEVTNEDIAEVVAKWTGIPVTKMLQSDREKLLVLEKELQKRVVGQYEAIQAVSDAVRRSRAGLQDQRKPIGSFLFLGTTGVGKTELAKALADYLFNDENAMTRIDMSEYQERHSVSRLVGAPPGYVGYDEGGQLTEAVRRKPYSVVLLDEIEKAHPDTFNILLQVLDEGRLTDNKGRTADFRNCIIIMTSNMGSHIIQDKFETVPDVHSAMEGAKVEVLGLLKQTVRPEFLNRIDDIILFAPLSQSNIKEIVSLQLRNVSRMLAQQGITLDATEQATEWLAERGFQPEFGARPVKRTIQKEVLNKLSKEILAGKVTIDSIILLDAFNDELVFRNQAELVS